GTTCGCGGGCGGCCTGTTCCTGCCGCCGTTCCTGTTCCCGCCGTGGCTCGACGCGATCTCGATGACCACCCCGACGCGCGCCGGTCGCGACCTGCTGGTCCAGGCGCTCACGGGAGAGCCGGCCTACGCGCTCGCGTGGGTCGTGCTGCTGGGGTGGACCGTGGTGTTCGCGGTCCTGGCGGTGTGGGCGTACCGCCGCGACGAGGGTCGCCGCTTCAAGTAGTCCCCTTCGCCCCCCTCCCGGTGCCGAGAACGAGGTTGTGGTCGCTGTCCCTGTGGATGGCGACCACAACCTCGTTCTCGACGACACAGAGCCTAATGTGATATCACTTTGATAGACGCGGGGCTCCCGGCACCCGTGAGCGACGAGAGGAACACGTCATGAGCGACACCACCGTCCCCCCGCAGGAGTCCCTGGGCGGAGAGCCGAGCGGACGCCCCGTCGGGCACGACGGCACCCGCGTGGACGTCACCGAGCAGCCTGCGTGGTCGCTCGGCGCCGGCGGAGGTGGTCTCACGATCCTCCTCGTCCTCGTCCTTCTCGGCGGGTCGGTCCCCCTGTTCATGACGAGCACCCCGGTCGGCACCCTGCTCGGCGTGGTCGCGATCGTGCTCGGCCTCCTCGCGCTCACCGCCGTCAAGGTCATCAACCCGGGGCAGACGCTCGTCGTCCAGTTCTTCGGCCGGTACCTCGGGACGATCCGCCGCACCGGGCTCGTCGCCACCGTGCCGCTCTCGACGCGCAAGCGCGTGTCGGTCCGCGTCCGCAACTTCGAGACGAGCGAGCTCAAGGTCAACGACGCCGACGGCAACCCGATCAACATCGCGGCGATCGTCGTGTGGCAGGTGGCGGACACCGCGAAGGCGAGCTTCGCCGTCGAGGACTACACCGACTTCGTCCGTGTCCAGGCCGAGTCGGCGCTGCGCCACGTGGCCATGTCCCACCCGTACGACGACGCCGAGGCCGGCGAGCAGTCGCTGCGCGGCGCGACGGAGGTCGTCTCGGCGGAGATCGCCGCGGAGGTCGCCGCCCGTGTCGTGGTGGCGGGCGTCGAGGTCATCGAGGCCCGCATCTCCAACCTCGCGTACGCCCCCGAGATCGCGCAGGCCATGCTGCAGCGCCAGCAGGCCGGGGCGATCATCGCGGCCCGGTCGAGGATCGTCGAGGGGGCCGTGTCCATGGTCGAGGACGCGCTGCAGCGCCTCGAGGCCGAGTCGATCGTCACGCTCGACGACGAGCGCCGCGCCGCCATGGTGTCGAACCTCCTCGTCGTGCTGTGCAGCGACAGCCGCGCGACCCCCGTCGTCAACGCCGGGTCGCTCTACTCGTGACCCCCGAGGTCCCGGCGCCCGCCCCCGGCGGGTCGCCGGGTGAGGGCGCGCAGGGGCCCGACGGCGGTGCGGACGCCGGGCGCGAGGGTGCGCCGCGCGTGGGTGGGCCCGACGGCGGTGCGGACGCCGGGCGCGAGGGTGCGCCGCGCGTGGGTGGGCCCGACGGCGGTGCGGACGCCGGGCGCGAGGGTGCGCCGCGCCGTCCCCGGACCGAGCGGAAGCAGGTCCTGCTGCGCCTCGACCCGGCGGTGCACGACGCGCTCGCGCGCTGGGCGTCGGACGAGCTGCGCAGCGTCAACGCGCAGATCGACATGGTGCTGCGCCGCGCCCTCGACGCCGAGGGGCGGCTCCCACGAGACGTGCGCCCGCCGCGGCGCCCGGGCCGCCCGCCCGCGCAGTGACGGGTACTCGCTGGTCACCCCGGTGCCGAGAACGAGGTTGAGGTCGCCATCCTCACGATGACGACCTCAACCTCGTTCTCGGCAGCCGGGTTCAGCCGGGTTCAGCCGGGTTCAGCCCGCTCGGCGCAGGCGCAGCGAGTTGCCGACGACCAGGACCGAGCTCATGGCCATCGCGGCCCCCGCGATCATCGGGTTGAGCAGCCCGGCAGCGGCGAGCGGGATCGCGGCCACGTTGTAGGCGAAGGCCCAGAACAGGTTCTGCTTGATGACGCGCAGCGTCCGGCGCGAGAGCCGGATCGCGGTCGCGGCCGAGCGCAGGTCGCCGCGGACCAGCGTGATGTCGCTCGCCTCGATCGCGACGTCCGTCCCCGTGCCCATGGCGAGGCCGAGGTCGGCCCCGGCGAGCGCGGCGGCGTCGTTCACGCCGTCCCCGACCATCGCCACGACGCGACCCTGCGCGCGCAGGCGAGCGACGACGTCGACCTTGTCCTGCGGCAGGACCTGCGCGATCACGTCCTCCTCCGCGATACCGACCTGGCGGGCGGCGACGCGCGCGGCCCCAGCGTTGTCGCCCGTGAGAAGGATCGGACGCAGCCCCAGCGCGCGGAGCTCGGTCACGGCCTGGGCGGAGGTCTCCTTGACGGGGTCGCGCAGGACGAGGACGCCCTGGGCGGTTCCGTTCCAGGCGACGACGACGGCGGTCGCGCCCGTGGCCTCGGCCTCGTCGAACGCTCGGCGCAGCTCGCCCCCAGGGTTGTCAGAACGAGCGTGACCCATGGCCCCCGCTGGTTCTGACACGTCGAACGTGACGCCCTGCTCGGCGAGCCACGTCGGCCGTCCGACCAGCACCCGCCGCGCGTTGAGGGCGCCCGCGGGGGACAGGCCCGAGTGCGCGGTGCGGACCAGGCCGCTCACGCCGCCACCCGGCGAGCTCACGAAGTCGAAGACCTGCGCGGAACCGATGACGACACCGTCGGCCCCGGTCTCGACGCCCCCCACACCCCCCACGCCCTCCGCGACCGGGTTGTCAGAACCAGCGTGACCCCCAGCGCTCGCTGGTTCTGACAGGTCTGCCCCAGAGAGCTGCGTCGCAGCAGACGCGATCGCCTGCGCGATCGGGTGCTCGCTCAACCCTTCGACCGCACCGGCGAGGCGCAGGGCGTGGTGAGCGGCGCCGTCGGGCCGCTCGCCCGGCGAACCAGCAGCAGCCCGCGCCGCCTCCGACCCCAGCTCGAGCGTTCCCTCACGCGTGACCACCCGCTCCAGGGCCATGCGCCCCTGCGTCACGGTGCCGGTCTTGTCGAGCACGATCACCTCGACGCGGCGCGTGGACTCGAGGACCTCGGGGCCCTTGATGAGGATGCCGAGCTGCGCGCCCCGGCCCGTCCCGACGAGCAGGGCGGTCGGGGTCGCGAGCCCCAGCGCGCACGGGCACGCGATGATGAGCACGGCCACGGCCGCCGTGAACGCGAACTGCGTGCTCGCCCCCGCGAGCAGCCACCCGCCCAGGGTGAGCACGGCCAGGACCAGCACGATCGGCACGAACACGGCCGAGATGCGGTCCGCGAGGCGCTGCACGGGAGCCTTGCCCGTCTGCGCCTGGCTCACGAGGCGACCGATCTGGGCGAGCGTCGTCTCCTCGCCGACGCGCGTCGCACGGACGAGCAGGTGGCCCGAGGTGTTGACGGTCGCACCCGTGACGTCGTCGCCGGGGGTCACGTCGACCGGGACGGGCTCGCCCGTCAGGAGCGAGGTGTCGACGGCGGAGCTGCCCTCGACCACGACGCCGTCGGTCGCGATCTTCTCGCCCGGGCGGACCGTGAACAGGTCGCCCTCGCGCAGGGCCGCGACGGGCACGCGCTCGGTCACGCGCTGGCCGTCGGGGCCGGCCGTGACGCGCTCGGCGTCCTTGGCACCCATCGCGAGGAGCGAGCGCAGCGCGTCGCCGGCCTTGCGGCGTGAGCGGTGCTCGGACCAGCGGCCCGCGAGGAGGAACGTCGTGACCACGGCCGCGACCTCGAAGTAGAGCTCGGGCATGGAGCCGTGCGCGCGCGAGGGCAGCAGGGACACCGACATGCGCAGGCCGATCTCACCCGCGCCGCCCAGCAGCAGTGCCCACAGCGACCACAGGGTCGCGGCGATCACGCCGATCGACACGAGCGTGTCCATGGTCGAGGCGCCGTGGCGGGCCGCACGGAAGGCAGCGGTGTGGAAGGGCCACGCGCCCCACGTCACGACCGGGAGCGCGAGGGCCGTGACGACCCACTGCCAGCCCGGGAACTGCAGGGCCGGGACCATCGACAGCAGCACGACGGGCAGCGTGAGGACCGCGGCGACCTTGAGTCGTCGGGCGAGGTCGGCGCCGCGGTCGCGCGTGGGAGCCGAGGTGTCGGTCGCGGTGGGCACGGACCCGGCCACCGCCGGGTCGTCAGAAGCGGGGTCGTCGGTGGCCGGGTCGTCGATAGCCGGGTCGTCAGAACCAGCGTGAGCCGGGGTGCTCGCTGGTTCTGACACGACGGCGACAGGTTCGGGCGCAGGCACCGCGCCGACCGCACGCGCCGCCCCGACCGCGGGCACCGTCGCGCGACGGCGGCCCGTGACCCGCGCCTGGTAGCCGGCCTTCTCGACGGCCGCGACGAGCTCGGCGTCCGTCACCCCCTCGGGCAGCACGACGTGCGCGCTCTCGAGCGGCAGGTTGACGGTCGCCTCGACGCCGTCGACGCGGTTGAGCCGCTTCTCGACGCGTGCGACGCACGACGCGCACGTCATGCCCTCGA
This region of Oerskovia jenensis genomic DNA includes:
- a CDS encoding heavy metal translocating P-type ATPase codes for the protein MTTPTGLTAGPNLVEVDLAIEGMTCASCVARVEKRLNRVDGVEATVNLPLESAHVVLPEGVTDAELVAAVEKAGYQARVTGRRRATVPAVGAARAVGAVPAPEPVAVVSEPASTPAHAGSDDPAIDDPATDDPASDDPAVAGSVPTATDTSAPTRDRGADLARRLKVAAVLTLPVVLLSMVPALQFPGWQWVVTALALPVVTWGAWPFHTAAFRAARHGASTMDTLVSIGVIAATLWSLWALLLGGAGEIGLRMSVSLLPSRAHGSMPELYFEVAAVVTTFLLAGRWSEHRSRRKAGDALRSLLAMGAKDAERVTAGPDGQRVTERVPVAALREGDLFTVRPGEKIATDGVVVEGSSAVDTSLLTGEPVPVDVTPGDDVTGATVNTSGHLLVRATRVGEETTLAQIGRLVSQAQTGKAPVQRLADRISAVFVPIVLVLAVLTLGGWLLAGASTQFAFTAAVAVLIIACPCALGLATPTALLVGTGRGAQLGILIKGPEVLESTRRVEVIVLDKTGTVTQGRMALERVVTREGTLELGSEAARAAAGSPGERPDGAAHHALRLAGAVEGLSEHPIAQAIASAATQLSGADLSEPASAGGHAGSDNPVAEGVGGVGGVETGADGVVIGSAQVFDFVSSPGGGVSGLVRTAHSGLSPAGALNARRVLVGRPTWLAEQGVTFDVSEPAGAMGHARSDNPGGELRRAFDEAEATGATAVVVAWNGTAQGVLVLRDPVKETSAQAVTELRALGLRPILLTGDNAGAARVAARQVGIAEEDVIAQVLPQDKVDVVARLRAQGRVVAMVGDGVNDAAALAGADLGLAMGTGTDVAIEASDITLVRGDLRSAATAIRLSRRTLRVIKQNLFWAFAYNVAAIPLAAAGLLNPMIAGAAMAMSSVLVVGNSLRLRRAG
- a CDS encoding SPFH domain-containing protein, with protein sequence MSDTTVPPQESLGGEPSGRPVGHDGTRVDVTEQPAWSLGAGGGGLTILLVLVLLGGSVPLFMTSTPVGTLLGVVAIVLGLLALTAVKVINPGQTLVVQFFGRYLGTIRRTGLVATVPLSTRKRVSVRVRNFETSELKVNDADGNPINIAAIVVWQVADTAKASFAVEDYTDFVRVQAESALRHVAMSHPYDDAEAGEQSLRGATEVVSAEIAAEVAARVVVAGVEVIEARISNLAYAPEIAQAMLQRQQAGAIIAARSRIVEGAVSMVEDALQRLEAESIVTLDDERRAAMVSNLLVVLCSDSRATPVVNAGSLYS